In one window of Hyla sarda isolate aHylSar1 chromosome 1, aHylSar1.hap1, whole genome shotgun sequence DNA:
- the LOC130367676 gene encoding atherin-like isoform X3 gives MADEAVWNAIRERVLADPGALSQLLAGLGLPAAAVSSISRPAGPAVRGRRTARASRPPARLSPSPPRSSASRRGRFAARIASSAVVSAPGAAVAAARAVAPPLPGQVSQEAVGNSSAASRASLQVPAVSGISGQPALVSRPVLTPALPAVMGAGAPAPSHASSSAEEIPDTPIATARVPIRPQGAPVLPGDTQQPPVLGGSGVDPPYEDACDSLGPHPVDLPPLDASASSPLLFTDNMRQVSQPPRDRVFSRSEGRSRPRRSRSSSRGSGRSGWSRSVGSCRHHRRCSRRESRSSVRSRRSRSSRWRSPSSSGRSSYRSGSRERRSRRREGRRHHSRSPRRASRGGSRPRAVSDPATVPVADPAPVPATDPVPPPVVPAPTVSGFSEDVSGCCIGRAPLPPIGLGPAEQRLIPLVESSMAASTWAGHDVQRTMVYFLGHSYFHRAAQRADCRPGGRSLGCGNVEPHWRGIPAGLRRGELRSDGPRHFCPPGVRRLAIPLRLK, from the exons ATGGCTGACGAGGCTGTGTGGAATGCTATCCGGGAGCGGGTGTTGGCTGATCCAGGCGCCCTATCTCAGCTACTAGCTGGGCTAGGCCTTCCTGCTGCTGCGGTTAGTAGTATATCTCGGCCGGCAGGTCCTGCTGTACGGGGGCGACGAACCGCCCGTGCATCGCGCCCTCCGGCGCGTCTGAGCCCCAGTCCCCCTAGGTCGTCTGCTAGTAGGAGGGGGCGCTTTGCTGCCCGCATTGCCTCCTCAGCTGTAGTTTCGGCCCCTGGTGCGGCTGTGGCCGCAGCTCgggctgtagctccgccccttccgGGTCAAGTGTCACAGGAAGCTGTGGGGAATTCTTCAGCTGCTTCGCGCGCTTCCCTGCAGGTCCCGGCAGTCTCAGGTATTTCAGGGCAGCCTGCTTTAGTTTCCCGGCCGGTGTTAACCCCTGCATTGCCAGCCGTTATGGGTGCTGGTGCCCCTGCTCCCTCTCATGCCTCCTCCTCTGCGGAGGAAATACCCGATACCCCTATTGCCACGGCCCGGGTTCCCATTAGACCCCAGGGTGCTCCGGTACTGCCTGGGGATACTCAGCAGCCACCTGTCCTGGGGGGTAGTGGCGTTGATCCTCCTTATGAGGATGCTTGTGATAGTTTGGGGCCCCATCCTGTTGATCTGCCACCTTTAGATGCCTCAGCTAGTTCCCCCTTACTTTTTACTGATAATATGCGGCAAGTCAGTCAGCCACCGCGTGACCGAGTATTTAGTAGGTCAGAGGGCCGTTCCCGTCCAAGACGGTCGCGGTCGTCCTCACGGGGATCTGGCCGCTCCGGTTGGAGCAGATCTGTTGGGTCCTGTAGACATCACCGCAGGTGTTCACGCCGGGAGTCTAGGAGTAGTGTGCGCTCCCGTAGGTCCCGCTCGTCTCGGTGGCGGTCTCCTTCATCATCTGGTCGCAGCTCGTATCGCTCAGGGAGTCGGGAGCGTCGCTCTCGCAGGCGCGAGGGGCGGAGACATCATTCAAGGTCCCCGAGGCGGGCTTCCCGCGGTGGCAGTCGGCCCCGTGCGGTGTCTGATCCGGCTACTGTGCCGGTTGCTGATCCAGCTCCTGTTCCTGCTACGGATCCGGTCCCACCTCCTGTTGTTCCTGCGCCGACCG TTTCAGGATTTTCGGAGGATGTGTCCGGATGCTGCATTGGAAGGGCTCCCTTGCCCCCCATTGGTCTGGGCCCTGCCGAGCAACGTCTGATCCCACTGGTGGAATCGTCGATGGCGGCATCTACATGGGCGGGACATG aTGTGCAAAGGACGATGGTTTATTTCCTGGGCCACTCTTATTTCCACCGGGCCGCGCAGAGAGCTGATTGCCGGCCGGGTGGGAGATCGTTGGGATGCGGCAATGTTGAGCCTCACTGGAGGGGGATCCCAG CTGGCCTGAGGAGAGGAGAATTGAGAAGTGATGGCCCTAGGCACTTTTGCCCGCCGGGAGTCCGGCGGCTGGCAATACCGCTTCGGCTGAAGTAG
- the LOC130367676 gene encoding atherin-like isoform X2, translated as MADEAVWNAIRERVLADPGALSQLLAGLGLPAAAVSSISRPAGPAVRGRRTARASRPPARLSPSPPRSSASRRGRFAARIASSAVVSAPGAAVAAARAVAPPLPGQVSQEAVGNSSAASRASLQVPAVSGISGQPALVSRPVLTPALPAVMGAGAPAPSHASSSAEEIPDTPIATARVPIRPQGAPVLPGDTQQPPVLGGSGVDPPYEDACDSLGPHPVDLPPLDASASSPLLFTDNMRQVSQPPRDRVFSRSEGRSRPRRSRSSSRGSGRSGWSRSVGSCRHHRRCSRRESRSSVRSRRSRSSRWRSPSSSGRSSYRSGSRERRSRRREGRRHHSRSPRRASRGGSRPRAVSDPATVPVADPAPVPATDPVPPPVVPAPTVSGFSEDVSGCCIGRAPLPPIGLGPAEQRLIPLVESSMAASTWAGHDVQRTMVYFLGHSYFHRAAQRADCRPGGRSLGCGNVEPHWRGIPVTAGLRRGELRSDGPRHFCPPGVRRLAIPLRLK; from the exons ATGGCTGACGAGGCTGTGTGGAATGCTATCCGGGAGCGGGTGTTGGCTGATCCAGGCGCCCTATCTCAGCTACTAGCTGGGCTAGGCCTTCCTGCTGCTGCGGTTAGTAGTATATCTCGGCCGGCAGGTCCTGCTGTACGGGGGCGACGAACCGCCCGTGCATCGCGCCCTCCGGCGCGTCTGAGCCCCAGTCCCCCTAGGTCGTCTGCTAGTAGGAGGGGGCGCTTTGCTGCCCGCATTGCCTCCTCAGCTGTAGTTTCGGCCCCTGGTGCGGCTGTGGCCGCAGCTCgggctgtagctccgccccttccgGGTCAAGTGTCACAGGAAGCTGTGGGGAATTCTTCAGCTGCTTCGCGCGCTTCCCTGCAGGTCCCGGCAGTCTCAGGTATTTCAGGGCAGCCTGCTTTAGTTTCCCGGCCGGTGTTAACCCCTGCATTGCCAGCCGTTATGGGTGCTGGTGCCCCTGCTCCCTCTCATGCCTCCTCCTCTGCGGAGGAAATACCCGATACCCCTATTGCCACGGCCCGGGTTCCCATTAGACCCCAGGGTGCTCCGGTACTGCCTGGGGATACTCAGCAGCCACCTGTCCTGGGGGGTAGTGGCGTTGATCCTCCTTATGAGGATGCTTGTGATAGTTTGGGGCCCCATCCTGTTGATCTGCCACCTTTAGATGCCTCAGCTAGTTCCCCCTTACTTTTTACTGATAATATGCGGCAAGTCAGTCAGCCACCGCGTGACCGAGTATTTAGTAGGTCAGAGGGCCGTTCCCGTCCAAGACGGTCGCGGTCGTCCTCACGGGGATCTGGCCGCTCCGGTTGGAGCAGATCTGTTGGGTCCTGTAGACATCACCGCAGGTGTTCACGCCGGGAGTCTAGGAGTAGTGTGCGCTCCCGTAGGTCCCGCTCGTCTCGGTGGCGGTCTCCTTCATCATCTGGTCGCAGCTCGTATCGCTCAGGGAGTCGGGAGCGTCGCTCTCGCAGGCGCGAGGGGCGGAGACATCATTCAAGGTCCCCGAGGCGGGCTTCCCGCGGTGGCAGTCGGCCCCGTGCGGTGTCTGATCCGGCTACTGTGCCGGTTGCTGATCCAGCTCCTGTTCCTGCTACGGATCCGGTCCCACCTCCTGTTGTTCCTGCGCCGACCG TTTCAGGATTTTCGGAGGATGTGTCCGGATGCTGCATTGGAAGGGCTCCCTTGCCCCCCATTGGTCTGGGCCCTGCCGAGCAACGTCTGATCCCACTGGTGGAATCGTCGATGGCGGCATCTACATGGGCGGGACATG aTGTGCAAAGGACGATGGTTTATTTCCTGGGCCACTCTTATTTCCACCGGGCCGCGCAGAGAGCTGATTGCCGGCCGGGTGGGAGATCGTTGGGATGCGGCAATGTTGAGCCTCACTGGAGGGGGATCCCAG TCACAGCTGGCCTGAGGAGAGGAGAATTGAGAAGTGATGGCCCTAGGCACTTTTGCCCGCCGGGAGTCCGGCGGCTGGCAATACCGCTTCGGCTGAAGTAG
- the LOC130367676 gene encoding atherin-like isoform X1, translating to MADEAVWNAIRERVLADPGALSQLLAGLGLPAAAVSSISRPAGPAVRGRRTARASRPPARLSPSPPRSSASRRGRFAARIASSAVVSAPGAAVAAARAVAPPLPGQVSQEAVGNSSAASRASLQVPAVSGISGQPALVSRPVLTPALPAVMGAGAPAPSHASSSAEEIPDTPIATARVPIRPQGAPVLPGDTQQPPVLGGSGVDPPYEDACDSLGPHPVDLPPLDASASSPLLFTDNMRQVSQPPRDRVFSRSEGRSRPRRSRSSSRGSGRSGWSRSVGSCRHHRRCSRRESRSSVRSRRSRSSRWRSPSSSGRSSYRSGSRERRSRRREGRRHHSRSPRRASRGGSRPRAVSDPATVPVADPAPVPATDPVPPPVVPAPTVSGFSEDVSGCCIGRAPLPPIGLGPAEQRLIPLVESSMAASTWAGHDVQRTMVYFLGHSYFHRAAQRADCRPGGRSLGCGNVEPHWRGIPGMRWTRVLTEVVDIARTVRSGVILVVHAGGNDLCYSRVPDLITLMKADVERFSGFFPDLVLVWSEIVPRVSWQGARNAEAIERSRRLVNSRMARFVRQKGGVVVRHRELEGDNRRFMISDGVHLNDIGLDIFLSGLQDGLEQALFLLGGGRSTV from the exons ATGGCTGACGAGGCTGTGTGGAATGCTATCCGGGAGCGGGTGTTGGCTGATCCAGGCGCCCTATCTCAGCTACTAGCTGGGCTAGGCCTTCCTGCTGCTGCGGTTAGTAGTATATCTCGGCCGGCAGGTCCTGCTGTACGGGGGCGACGAACCGCCCGTGCATCGCGCCCTCCGGCGCGTCTGAGCCCCAGTCCCCCTAGGTCGTCTGCTAGTAGGAGGGGGCGCTTTGCTGCCCGCATTGCCTCCTCAGCTGTAGTTTCGGCCCCTGGTGCGGCTGTGGCCGCAGCTCgggctgtagctccgccccttccgGGTCAAGTGTCACAGGAAGCTGTGGGGAATTCTTCAGCTGCTTCGCGCGCTTCCCTGCAGGTCCCGGCAGTCTCAGGTATTTCAGGGCAGCCTGCTTTAGTTTCCCGGCCGGTGTTAACCCCTGCATTGCCAGCCGTTATGGGTGCTGGTGCCCCTGCTCCCTCTCATGCCTCCTCCTCTGCGGAGGAAATACCCGATACCCCTATTGCCACGGCCCGGGTTCCCATTAGACCCCAGGGTGCTCCGGTACTGCCTGGGGATACTCAGCAGCCACCTGTCCTGGGGGGTAGTGGCGTTGATCCTCCTTATGAGGATGCTTGTGATAGTTTGGGGCCCCATCCTGTTGATCTGCCACCTTTAGATGCCTCAGCTAGTTCCCCCTTACTTTTTACTGATAATATGCGGCAAGTCAGTCAGCCACCGCGTGACCGAGTATTTAGTAGGTCAGAGGGCCGTTCCCGTCCAAGACGGTCGCGGTCGTCCTCACGGGGATCTGGCCGCTCCGGTTGGAGCAGATCTGTTGGGTCCTGTAGACATCACCGCAGGTGTTCACGCCGGGAGTCTAGGAGTAGTGTGCGCTCCCGTAGGTCCCGCTCGTCTCGGTGGCGGTCTCCTTCATCATCTGGTCGCAGCTCGTATCGCTCAGGGAGTCGGGAGCGTCGCTCTCGCAGGCGCGAGGGGCGGAGACATCATTCAAGGTCCCCGAGGCGGGCTTCCCGCGGTGGCAGTCGGCCCCGTGCGGTGTCTGATCCGGCTACTGTGCCGGTTGCTGATCCAGCTCCTGTTCCTGCTACGGATCCGGTCCCACCTCCTGTTGTTCCTGCGCCGACCG TTTCAGGATTTTCGGAGGATGTGTCCGGATGCTGCATTGGAAGGGCTCCCTTGCCCCCCATTGGTCTGGGCCCTGCCGAGCAACGTCTGATCCCACTGGTGGAATCGTCGATGGCGGCATCTACATGGGCGGGACATG aTGTGCAAAGGACGATGGTTTATTTCCTGGGCCACTCTTATTTCCACCGGGCCGCGCAGAGAGCTGATTGCCGGCCGGGTGGGAGATCGTTGGGATGCGGCAATGTTGAGCCTCACTGGAGGGGGATCCCAGGTATGCGGTGGACACGGGTCCTTACTGAAGTGGTGGACATTGCTAGAACCGTCCGTTCTGGTGTAATTTTGGTGGTACACGCGGGTGGGAATGATCTCTGTTATTCCCGGGTTCCCGATTTGATTACTTTAATGAAAGCCGATGTTGAACGGTTTTCTGGTTTTTTCCCTGATTTAGTTTTAGTATGGTCCGAGATAGTGCCTAGAGTATCCTGGCAGGGTGCTCGCAATGCTGAGGCCATCGAGCGTTCACGGCGTTTGGTGAATTCTCGTATGGCCCGGTTTGTGCGACAGAAGGGTGGAGTGGTGGTCCGTCATCGTGAGCTTGAAGGTGATAACAGACGGTTTATGATCTCTGATGGGGTTCACTTGAATGATATAGGTTTGGACATCTTTTTGTCGGGCTTACAAGATGGTTTGGAGCAGGCCTTGTTTTTGCTTGGTGGGGGTCGGAGCACCGTGTAG